The sequence below is a genomic window from Anomalospiza imberbis isolate Cuckoo-Finch-1a 21T00152 chromosome 17, ASM3175350v1, whole genome shotgun sequence.
TTGGGCTTTTCTCCCACACGGTGTTGCGAAGGAGGCTGGCTGGTGTGGGCTTGCTAGATGACCTCCTGTTTTGTGATGGCAGGCTGTGGGATGGACGTGGGCTGCTTTGCCACGGTTGCAatggccccagggagcagcttgTACTGCTCTGATCCTGAGCCCGCGGGTGGAGAAGGCTGTGGAGTTTCTGGAGTAGCTGAAGAGAGAGAAACCGAATTAAAAGAGGGCCTCACAAACCTGACAGCACTGGGATCTGTCCTCAGTCATGCAGGGTTCAGATGTCAGCACAGCAGAGTCTCTTAAGGGCTTGTGTGTTTGCTGTAGGGCTGCCCAGACACGCAGGCATGGCTTGATGCCCCAGGAGAACCACAATAACCAACATCAAATACGGGGAGCTGCTGCCGTTTTGACCTGTACTGACCACATTTTTGGTCAGCCAAGGTCATCTCAGCACAAGGTCCCCAGTGATGGCCCCATGGGTGGGCTAGATCCTCCTGTGTTTTTAAAGAGGGCAAACTGAAGTGTGTCTGAGCCACTCAAGGGAAGGGGAGCCTTTCCACTGATTTCACTAAGCTCTGGATAGGATCATTCATCCCTTAAGGGCCATGTAAAAGTTGCAGTCTGCCAAGGAGTATCTTGTTGAATCAGTTAGTCTGGCCTAATCTAATCTAACCCACCTCTCTGTTTgtctttccctcctttctgcATAGGAATTTCTCACACGCTTATTACCCGAGACTCTGTCTTGCTTGCAGATTTCCATGCAAGGTAGAAACTACCTCCACAGGCACACTGGAAAGCTCCTGGTTTCTCCCAGGAGCTCTCTGTCTCTCTGGATATACTCACACATCTGCCCGTTGTGCATCTGAGGAGGCATTGTGTTGGCCACAATGACGTTTGTTCCCAGGTTCTCCTGGATCAGATGGGGGTGCAGGTGGTGGTGGGTGTGCGGCGTTTCACTTGAAGAGCCTAAGAACATGCACAAGACATCAATTGTCACAATGGCAGAAAGAGACAGTTCAGATGGGCAGACCCACTGCACCCAAATGTCCAAGGCTGTGTGCACCATCCGCTTGTGCACAGGTGACTGGAACACacccttccctttttcctccaCGCATGCCTTGAACTAAcccctgcctgctgcctgcaTGTCCTCTCATACAGGGTTATATTCTTTAGTCACACCTCCACGTGCAGAATAGCACAGTAGGAActtctcattttgttttgtcCCATTGGATGTTTCCACTAGAAAATCTAGGATGTTCTTTCAACCTGAGCTTTCAGACCTTTTTGTTTTGATGAGTCCCTTCTGAGAGAGGAGGATTGGTGAAATGGCTGCCAGGTAGGAGTCCGGGAGGTGCACAGCAAAGCttgtctgtgtgcagagggcTGGGGATGCCTCTCTGTAAACAGAGGCACAGATTATGCATCTCTTTAGATGAGAAGTTGAGGACCCTTGGTTATCCCTGTCAAGGACAGGGAGATGATTTTGTGTGAGTCAAGGGCTGACCTGCAGACTGGCTGTCTCTAACTTTTCAAGATAGGGAGCAGTGACTAAGGAGGGTCTCAAGGGGACACCAGTCAGGGAACGCCGAGAGGCCTCTTGTCAGACCCTCAAGTACTCACctcccagcagcatctcctgcagCAGGTTGTCAATCTTAGCCATGCCGAAGAGCTTGACAAACTGGATCTGCTCTATCATCTGCCAGGTGATGCTCTGCAGcacgggcagcagcagcaggagctccccGAAGCGGCCCCGCGAGTCGTACTGCCGGTCGTTGATGTAATCCTCCAGGCTCACCTGCACCTGGTACCGCATCCGCTTGATCTTGGACGGGTCACTCAGCCCCTTGGCATCTGCAACGACCCACACAGCAAAccctcccagctgctgccctgggagctgcctgtCAGTGACGGCATGAAGTCTGGGCACGGCCTGAGGTGAGCTGCCTCTGATTCCCTGTCGTCTGCTGCAATGGacaatttctcttttcttagactgatttctctcctccctctctAAGAACTGTTTGGCCCAGACAGGAGACCAGGCAGCTTTTCCACCACTCAGAACCAGTGTTAGTCAGCATAATCCAGACAAGGCCCCTCTGAAGGTAGTAACCCTCACCAAGCTGGGGCATACCTGGGTCAAAGAAGATGATGGCTTTCAAGCAGGCATATTCGTTGTCATCTatctgcagctcctggaaggGCAGGACCAGCTCGTCCAGGATGCGAATGGCCACACGGTTCACCTCCACCAGCTCGGGGCAGTTCCGTGGGATGATGTGATCATTCCCTTCAGACAAGCAGCACAGAGACCATCACTTTGTCATTGCTCAAGACTTAGCTGGGGTGACAAGGAGTTAAAAATTGAGGTAACTAATGCTGAGATAATTTTGGGAATGGAGGAATTAAGAAGTTCCTCCTTCAGCCCCTACCCTGTCTCAGAACACCAGAAATTTTGATCTGTGTTGCCAGAGCAGCTTCTCATTACACAGGAGCCACTCAAGTGAGGAAAAGCTGACCAAGGAGTGAGAGCTTTTTTCTCAATTCCACCACAGCCTGCTTACACAAACCTGGGGGTGCACCATGAATGCTCCCACAGTCCCCAACTTTGCCACACCTCATGGCCTTGATGTCAATGTCAGCCAAGCCTAGCTGCACCCAAAGGTTGTGCTGGACTTGCTAAAATACAGAACAGCTCAAGCCACCACCCTGCAAAAAGGATGTCCACAAACACTGAACCACCCTCTCCTTCACCCCAGCAGGGAAGCCTCACAGAAGCAAACGGGCTGGGAGAAGTGCAATTTTTACCTAGAAGCAAGACATCCTTGAACACCATGGACCTCTTGGCTGCTCCCAGTAACAGATGCTCCCCTGCGTGTGCACGTAGCAGTGCTACCTGCAAGGGCAAGGAAAAGTTATTTGGGTGATGCAGAGACTGGGAAAAAGCTGTGATTTTATGTAAGCAAGAGGGAAAGCTCAGCATTCCTGTACTGCACTCAAGGATGGGAGTGAGGGCCCCTCTTCAGTCACAGGTAGAGAGAGAGATTAAGTAATGGTCTGTGCTAAACCAGTTATAAATCCAGCAGAACCAGCAGGTAGTAGACAGCACCTGAAATATCCCATATTCAGGACACATGTCATGAGCAGGACCATGCTAGACTGTCCCAGGACCTCCCACCAGTGTGGGCTGTTTGCAGACAACTCCTACCAAGTGCAGAACCAGGGACCACACTCCATCCTGGGAAGAGGGGAGAAGTACAATCCCCTGCTGTTGGACAGCTGCTGTCCCTCTGGGCTGTGCCTACCTCCCACTGCAGTCACACCCATGGGGACCCATGTCTGGCTGGCCGGTGGGGTCAGCCCCTGGCCATTCATCCCCTCCACAGCCACAGGAACCGGGGACAGGGGAGCCAAAGGGATGTTTTTCTCCCCTGATGTTAATGATTGAAGTGTTTCACTTTACACCCTCCAGTGGCTCCTGAGAATGTTCTGAATCTTTTGCCCTCCTTCAGTTAAAAATTTCAGAGATTTAGGCAGAAAGAGAAGTTAACAATTGGACATCCTGACACAGAGACTTCTTAATGTCCAGCCAGGACCTTCTGCTGGAGAAAACAATCATTAAATATTAATAGAGAAATGCTGAAAAGTATGTCCTGATGGGAATGGTCCCCTTTTCCAGTGTGTTATTCCCTGCATCTGTCAAAGCCAAGAGAAGTCTTACCCTACCAGGAATGCAAGGAGATTGTATCATCCATAGAAGAGAGCTCTAGTTAGGAAAGCTGCTGATGTCTAGGagaggtttggttttttttggggttttttttttgtggggtttttttttttggttttgtttttttttttttttttttttttttttgtaataccCCAGATGGTAAAATAGGTTATGCAAAATAAATAGAGATCCTTGCAAAAAGACGGTGATACTGTGATATCACACATGATACTGGGGAATCTTTATCTAGATGCCAAAATCTAGCCTCTCTATCGCAGTCCAAACATGGGTGGATATGTTAGCTGAGCTGTTGGAATTACCAGAGCTGCACAAAACTGAGCTTTCCTACCTGACAAAACGTTGACAAGGAAAAAACAGTCCCAGGGGAGAGTGAAGCTTTCACCTAAAAAATTTCCTGCCTATTGCAAATTCAAGAAGGTTCAGTTTGTGACCACCTTTTTTGTGTCCATAGACTTTCCTTGTTTGAGCAGGATTAAAGTGAATTACTTCAAGACAGCCAAACCATCTCATTTGATATTTGTTCTTGCAGTGATGAACCTGAGATtcatcatcccattgtgaacTAGGATAAATATACAGTTGTAACACAAAAAAGCAGAACTTGCACTTTGAGTTGAAACATCTTTGCCTCACCAAACATGGCAGTTTTGACATTTTGGTGCAGAAGGAGAATGAGGGGTTGGGTATGATCTTTTCTACAAAAGGAGACCTAAGTCATGGAGAAGCCTCTCCCTTGTGGGAAGGCAGGGTTCAAACTGTGCCATCTTTAGGCTTTGTTTTCTCCTTTGAGGAATTTTGCAGCCCCCCAGCTGTAAAATGAGCTCATATGGAAGTTGCTGTAGTTTGCAGAGTTATTGGCCAGGTTTAGGCCCTCTGTTCCAAATGGCACGAGGATGTGatgggctgtgcagagctgccccaggtctgtgctgggctgcagcctgtTTGCTGTGTAAATGGCATTTGCTAATGGAGTCCATTGTGGTTTCCATAAATTATGAATTGTATTTTCCTTAGCAATTTAACAGATTTCTtataattttaaacaatttaGCACTTGCACACAAtagaaaagaaggaaacatgCTCCCATTTTAAGAGCACTGAATTCCCCAGAactctgggtgctgctgggggggCTAATAAAAGAGCTCAGATTTAGGATTTAGGGGGTTTTGATCATCTGGATACTCTTAAGTGGATAtcctttttcttcattataTAAAAATTACCTCTAGGTCAATAGGGCTGGAGACTGGTCCTAGCTGAAGAGAACACATGCTGGTTTTGTGACTGTACACTGGACAGACTGGAAATACTTTCCTACCTGTGACAGGGCctgtgctggccctgccagAAGTGCTGTCCCAGCCACATGTGCTGCTCAAGGCTGGGTACACACCATGTCCTTCAACACCTGTTTCAGACCTCTGAAATTTAGACATCCACAGGAGGCCTCTCCTTGTACCTCTTTGAGGCTGCCTGAGGTCCTGCAGTGCTACAGAGGACACCAAACCCACTGTGCTTATCTTCATTAGGGAACCCACAAATGCCATTTTAGTAATTTCTGTTAAATGCAAATATATCCTTGCTTTTTAATCTTGGAAAAAGATTTTCTACTGCCTTGGGAGCAAACTAGTGTATAGCTTCAAAACTCCACTCTGGGAGCATGGATACAAACATACCCCTAGGCAGGAAGCAGCAAGAGACAGGCTGATTTTAGGGTTTGGGCAGACCTTAGGCCAGAAATCTCTCCTGCTAATTCTGATTATCCCAAGCATTTGTATATCACTTCAGGTTTTCAAAGTGCTACACAAACCATAATTAATAAATGACTCGCTGACCCCAAAATGCTCATCTGATAACGACCTAATTCAAGCTCAGTGTTATCTGGCTGTGCTCATGGGCTGATTAGCAGCACATGCAAGTGGCCCGTGCTGCCATTGTATGGATGCCTGACCCGGGCTGGCATTGTATGGATGCTGCTCCCAATCAGCTGCAGCAGTCAGGATAAGAGAGTGCACAATGAGCATTTTCTCTGAAGGTCTCAGCTGGCTTTGGCTCCtagctgccttttccagggcAGAGCGAGGTGGGGTGGATGGGGGGACTTGCCTGGTCATCCAGGGGCAGCTCACAGAAGGGGGGGATGTACTTGGCCCActccaccagcaccagcagctgctgcttcatgGACTCACACACGTCAGAAATATTGGCAATCTTCTTCCCTCGGATGTCTCCGTTGAGCACAGGAACCGGGGATGATATCTGGAAGGAGAGAAGACATCCTTCAGCTTTCAGTGCCACAGAGGAACCACAGAGAGGAAAATCCCCAGCCCATGGGTTGTGTTGATGCAGACTCCAGAAATTACaattacatttttctgttgCACACACCCAGCTCCCAGAACAGGTGACCCAGCAAGACTCATTTAAACTCAGATCAGCTTGGGGTCTGTGAGCTTGAAACGCTGCAGAGCAGAAGCTGGGGATCATCTTGGTAAACTGTAATGCCTTGAATAGACTGGAAAGCATAGAAGAAACATTCCTAAAGCCAGGATCTTCCTCCCACTGAACAAGTGTGCTCAGTCAAGATCCAGGAGGGAACAGAGGGTCTTGTGTGGCAGTCAGCCTCACCAGTAGAAAAGACACGTccacccagtgctgctgcacaagCTACTTGGTCCCACCAAAGTGCAGAGAGCTGCTCCCCCTTCCAGCCTGCTCCAGAGGCAGTGCTTGGCCAGAGCTGCCGTGTCTGCTTTCCACAGGGGGCAagcaggctctgctcctctcctgagtCATCATGAGCTCACCAGGCCACAGCTTTCTAGGTCTGACATTGCTTTCTGTAAGCACCAGGTCATTAACATTTGACATCATCCACTCTGAATAGCTAAGGACAGACTAAGATAACAGTCTCCCACCTCCCATTGGGTTTTAGGTCCTTTTGGCAAAACTGGGCAAGTTCAAACATGCCCACAACACATGTGGCATTTGTTACATGGCAAATCATTTGTGATTGCCACTTCATTTAAAAAGGACAACCCCGACAACTCTGCAAGTACTGTCACACAGAGCTGGACAGAACATCTCCCCCAAACCAGGcacccagcctcctgcctggTTCTTATGCATAGCTGCTCACCCAGGTCATCTAAAAATTTGCCCTTAGTCACTACTTTATCCTCATGCTTCTGTAAGCAATTAACTCAACCCCATCACTGCCCTCTGCCTGCCCTCTCTGTGCTCTTGTACAACATCAACTCTTCCTGTCCTATTCCTGCCAGCATTTTCAGCTCAGACCCTGCTGGCCTCCCCAAGGAAATGGAATTCAAATGCcacctgcatttttttttcaggttgcATTACCTGGAGGCTTTCCAGCTCACCACCTATTATTGAATAAATAAGATTGTAAAAATCTCACCATGTATTACCCTAATCAGAGGGCCCGGAAGGCTTAGCAAATAAATAAAGACCTCTGGGTGAGTGACCCTAGATCTTGGAGAAAGCAGCTCCTCAGCAGTATCTTGTTCTAATTAGCAAGGCACATAAAAGTTACCAATTACCGTGCTGGAGCCTGCCTTGTTTAATGAATctctctgtgctctgtgggaGAGCAGGAGCTCCCCTGGATTTGTCGATAGTTGTAGTTTTTATCAGCAGACCCTGCTTTCATGTGATGGCACTGCAGGACTCTGAGCCCCAGAAATGCCCTTCCCTTGAAGATTTGGTGACTCAAGACCCCATTATCTCACATTTCAGGGAGCAGCATCAGTCTTATTTTTATAGGGTATATAAATATATTGGGGCCTGCATAGGACAAGGTGAGATGTGGGATGAGGTTGGATGTGCTTTTCATGTACAAGGTTGGCCCTTGGCCATTCTGGCATATCCC
It includes:
- the HNF4A gene encoding hepatocyte nuclear factor 4-alpha isoform X2, whose protein sequence is MRLSKALIDMEMADYSAALDPAYTTLEFENMQVLAMGNDTSPSEAANLSSSSSIGVSTLCAICGDRATGKHYGASSCDGCKGFFRRSVRKNHMYSCRFNRQCVVDKDKRNQCRYCRLKKCFRAGMKKEAVQNERDRISTRRSSYEDSSLPSINALLHAEALAQQISSPVPVLNGDIRGKKIANISDVCESMKQQLLVLVEWAKYIPPFCELPLDDQATLLRAHAGEHLLLGAAKRSMVFKDVLLLGNDHIIPRNCPELVEVNRVAIRILDELVLPFQELQIDDNEYACLKAIIFFDPDAKGLSDPSKIKRMRYQVQVSLEDYINDRQYDSRGRFGELLLLLPVLQSITWQMIEQIQFVKLFGMAKIDNLLQEMLLGGSSSETPHTHHHLHPHLIQENLGTNVIVANTMPPQMHNGQMSTPETPQPSPPAGSGSEQYKLLPGAIATVAKQPTSIPQPAITKQEVI
- the HNF4A gene encoding hepatocyte nuclear factor 4-alpha isoform X1, with translation MRLSKALIDMEMADYSAALDPAYTTLEFENMQVLAMGNADTSPSEAANLSSSSSIGVSTLCAICGDRATGKHYGASSCDGCKGFFRRSVRKNHMYSCRFNRQCVVDKDKRNQCRYCRLKKCFRAGMKKEAVQNERDRISTRRSSYEDSSLPSINALLHAEALAQQISSPVPVLNGDIRGKKIANISDVCESMKQQLLVLVEWAKYIPPFCELPLDDQATLLRAHAGEHLLLGAAKRSMVFKDVLLLGNDHIIPRNCPELVEVNRVAIRILDELVLPFQELQIDDNEYACLKAIIFFDPDAKGLSDPSKIKRMRYQVQVSLEDYINDRQYDSRGRFGELLLLLPVLQSITWQMIEQIQFVKLFGMAKIDNLLQEMLLGGSSSETPHTHHHLHPHLIQENLGTNVIVANTMPPQMHNGQMSTPETPQPSPPAGSGSEQYKLLPGAIATVAKQPTSIPQPAITKQEVI
- the HNF4A gene encoding hepatocyte nuclear factor 4-alpha isoform X3, whose amino-acid sequence is MVNVSTQLSAKMEAPYADTSPSEAANLSSSSSIGVSTLCAICGDRATGKHYGASSCDGCKGFFRRSVRKNHMYSCRFNRQCVVDKDKRNQCRYCRLKKCFRAGMKKEAVQNERDRISTRRSSYEDSSLPSINALLHAEALAQQISSPVPVLNGDIRGKKIANISDVCESMKQQLLVLVEWAKYIPPFCELPLDDQATLLRAHAGEHLLLGAAKRSMVFKDVLLLGNDHIIPRNCPELVEVNRVAIRILDELVLPFQELQIDDNEYACLKAIIFFDPDAKGLSDPSKIKRMRYQVQVSLEDYINDRQYDSRGRFGELLLLLPVLQSITWQMIEQIQFVKLFGMAKIDNLLQEMLLGGSSSETPHTHHHLHPHLIQENLGTNVIVANTMPPQMHNGQMSTPETPQPSPPAGSGSEQYKLLPGAIATVAKQPTSIPQPAITKQEVI
- the HNF4A gene encoding hepatocyte nuclear factor 4-alpha isoform X4; this translates as MVNVSTQLSAKMEAPYDTSPSEAANLSSSSSIGVSTLCAICGDRATGKHYGASSCDGCKGFFRRSVRKNHMYSCRFNRQCVVDKDKRNQCRYCRLKKCFRAGMKKEAVQNERDRISTRRSSYEDSSLPSINALLHAEALAQQISSPVPVLNGDIRGKKIANISDVCESMKQQLLVLVEWAKYIPPFCELPLDDQATLLRAHAGEHLLLGAAKRSMVFKDVLLLGNDHIIPRNCPELVEVNRVAIRILDELVLPFQELQIDDNEYACLKAIIFFDPDAKGLSDPSKIKRMRYQVQVSLEDYINDRQYDSRGRFGELLLLLPVLQSITWQMIEQIQFVKLFGMAKIDNLLQEMLLGGSSSETPHTHHHLHPHLIQENLGTNVIVANTMPPQMHNGQMSTPETPQPSPPAGSGSEQYKLLPGAIATVAKQPTSIPQPAITKQEVI